A genome region from Carcharodon carcharias isolate sCarCar2 chromosome 17, sCarCar2.pri, whole genome shotgun sequence includes the following:
- the LOC121289909 gene encoding ankyrin repeat domain-containing protein 39-like isoform X1 — translation MRQSDHCRICIETLVVSVRLRFEGGVSKQKLVDREIWRPEWFPNAVIWIDSGSPTPPPLRLSDWLPDCFVYLFALSVAALALRRGIWSAASNGDFNRVQRFLEKGTDPNLPDLSGYTALHYASRRGDYEICEYLLRKGANSNVQTKGGATPLHRAAYCGHLSVLNLLLSYGAIPAITDDDGATPLHKAAERCHQEVCEALLQQNPALRTVKDRRSRAPHDLVIDHPALKKRLQSEMLT, via the exons ATGCGCCAAAGTGATCACTGCCGAATTTGCATTGAAACTTTGGTAGTGAGCGTACGCTTGCGTTTTGAAGGCGGAGTCAGCAAGCAGAAACTGGTCGATCGTGAAATCTGGCGTCCCGAATGGTTCCCGAACGCTGTAATTTGGATCGATTCAGGTTCCCCCACGCCTCCACCGCTTCGGCTCTCTGATTGGCTGCCAGACTGCTTTGTGTATCTCTTTGCCTTGTCAGTTGCAGCCTTGGCTTTGAGAAGAG GCATCTGGTCAGCAGCCAGTAATGGTGACTTCAACAGGGTGCAGAGGTTTCTGGAGAAGGGAACGGACCCTAATTTGCCCGATCTGTCTGGCTACACTGCATTG CACTACGCCAGTCGTCGTGGCGATTATGAGATCTGTGAGTATTTACTGAGGAAGGGTGCAAACAGCAACGTTCAGACTAAAGGAGGGGCAACCCCACTTCATAGAGCGGCCTACTGCGGCCATCTGTCCGTCCTCAACTTGTTGCTGTCCTATGGAGCCATTCCTGCAATCACAGACGATGATGGTGCGACCCCCTTACACAAG GCTGCAGAAAGGTGTCACCAGGAGGTGTGCGAGGCCTTGCTTCAGCAGAATCCAGCCTTAAGGACGGTGAAGGACAGGCGATCCAGAGCACCTCACGATCTGGTGATAGATCACCCGGCATTAAAGAAGCGCCTGCAGTCCGAGATGTTGACATGA
- the LOC121289909 gene encoding ankyrin repeat domain-containing protein 39-like isoform X2, translated as MASDSHSLDCRCCSHGSSVPSSVHQTLEEMDFDRGIWSAASNGDFNRVQRFLEKGTDPNLPDLSGYTALHYASRRGDYEICEYLLRKGANSNVQTKGGATPLHRAAYCGHLSVLNLLLSYGAIPAITDDDGATPLHKAAERCHQEVCEALLQQNPALRTVKDRRSRAPHDLVIDHPALKKRLQSEMLT; from the exons ATGGCTTCTGACAGCCACAGTTTGGACTGTAGGTGCTGTTCCCACGGCTCCTCGGTGCCGAGCAGTGTACACCAGACACTGGAAGAGATGGACTTTGATAGAG GCATCTGGTCAGCAGCCAGTAATGGTGACTTCAACAGGGTGCAGAGGTTTCTGGAGAAGGGAACGGACCCTAATTTGCCCGATCTGTCTGGCTACACTGCATTG CACTACGCCAGTCGTCGTGGCGATTATGAGATCTGTGAGTATTTACTGAGGAAGGGTGCAAACAGCAACGTTCAGACTAAAGGAGGGGCAACCCCACTTCATAGAGCGGCCTACTGCGGCCATCTGTCCGTCCTCAACTTGTTGCTGTCCTATGGAGCCATTCCTGCAATCACAGACGATGATGGTGCGACCCCCTTACACAAG GCTGCAGAAAGGTGTCACCAGGAGGTGTGCGAGGCCTTGCTTCAGCAGAATCCAGCCTTAAGGACGGTGAAGGACAGGCGATCCAGAGCACCTCACGATCTGGTGATAGATCACCCGGCATTAAAGAAGCGCCTGCAGTCCGAGATGTTGACATGA